A section of the Babylonia areolata isolate BAREFJ2019XMU chromosome 1, ASM4173473v1, whole genome shotgun sequence genome encodes:
- the LOC143281998 gene encoding chitinase-3-like protein 1: MAATSTVSFVLLILCIVGSEARSFVRLCYFPSWAYGRPSHFTRFDVQHVDPTLCTHLVYAFAAVDVDSRRLVPLDPGQDDPGPGTVGRYRRFNDLKKKYPHLRTLVSVGGQYAGNEQFAHIAHNDHYLHTFVTTTVDFLRTRNFDGLDIDWEYPNATTRADYTRFLKALRTAFAADKRGKERLLLTVALPAGRQFIDPGFDIGALNRYVDLASVMTYDYHGSWDKVTGFDSPLFSRKSDPSFNNELSTDWTIRYYMSRGLAADKILVGVTAAGTRFKLRNATVTGVGAPVIKAPAPRISDLWQLQDRYAYPEICRVLQSPLAHRVFDEEQQVPYAYKGDDWFGYEDVQSLKGKVDWMMKKGVAGAMFWALDMDDFTGQVCDSGTTYPLLRALSQSVGQIEGSHLTADVNPNIRYLTKYTGGESSAGCAPASLLSCVTVAVLVVVVMMMVM; encoded by the exons ATGGCTGCCACTTCTACGGTGTCGTTTGTTCTGCTGATCCTGTGCATTGTCGGGAGTGAAG CCCGCTCCTTCGTCCGTCTCTGCTACTTCCCCAGCTGGGCCTACGGCAGGCCGTCTCACTTCACGCGCTTCGACGTGCAGCACGTGGACCCCACGCTCTGCACCCACCTGGTCTATGCCTTCGCCGCTGTGGACGTGGACAGCCGGCGTCTGGTGCCCCTGGACCCAGGTCAGGACGACCCCGGGCCGGGCACCGTTGGGAG GTACAGGAGGTTCAACGACCTGAAGAAGAAGTACCCTCACCTGAGGACCCTGGTGTCGGTGGGCGGTCAGTACGCGGGGAACGAGCAGTTCGCCCACATCGCTCACAATGACCACTACCTGCACACCTTTGTCACCACCACCGTGGACTTTCTGCGGACCCGCAACTTCGACGGCCTGGACATCGATTGGGAATACCCGAACGCCACGACCAGGGCTGATTACACTAGGTTCTTGAAG GCATTGAGGACGGCCTTCGCGGCGGACAAGAGGGGCAAAGAACGCCTGTTACTGACTGTGGCGTTGCCGGCCGGGCGTCAGTTCATCGACCCGGGCTTTGACATCGGAGCACTGAACAG GTACGTGGACCTGGCGAGCGTGATGACCTATGATTACCATGGAAGCTGGGACAAGGTGACCGGTTtcgacagtcctctcttctccagaAAGTCCGACCCCAGCTTCAACAATGAACTTAGCACG gaCTGGACCATCAGATACTACATGTCCAGAGGGCTGGCGGCCGACAAAATCCTGGTGGGGGTGACGGCGGCGGGCACCCGTTTCAAGCTGCGCAACGCCACCGTCACCGGGGTGGGGGCGCCCGTGATCAAAGCTCCGGCACCCAGGATCTCCGACCTTTGGCAGCTGCAGGACAGATACGCCTACCCGGAA ATCTGCCGCGTGCTACAGAGTCCACTGGCACACCGCGTGTTTGACGAAGAGCAACAGGTGCCCTATGCTTACAAGGGCGACGACTGGTTCGGCTATGAGGACGTGCAGAGTTTGAAGGGCAAG GTGGACTGGATGATGAAGAAAGGCGTGGCGGGCGCCATGTTCTGGGCTCTGGACATGGACGACTTCACGGGCCAGGTGTGCGACTCGGGCACCACCTACCCCCTGCTGAGGGCGCTCAGCCAGAGCGTGGGCCAGATCGAGGGTTCGCACCTCACTGCCGACGTCAATCCCAACATCCGCTACCTCACCAAGTACACAGGGGGGGAGTCTTCTGCTGGCTGTGCACCGGCTAGTCTTCTGAGCTGTGTTACGGTcgctgtgttggtggtggtggtgatgatgatggtgatgtag